A section of the Oreochromis niloticus isolate F11D_XX linkage group LG9, O_niloticus_UMD_NMBU, whole genome shotgun sequence genome encodes:
- the mtrr gene encoding methionine synthase reductase isoform X1: MVVSRAAKATKVVLWQSVCHLSNVHACCMPCVVKPRFVVLYGSQKGQAQSIAEGIAEEAEEHGLVADLSCLNENEKYNLEKERAPVVFVVSTTGDGEPPDNALKFVKRIKRKTLSTDHYKHLSYALLALGDTNYANFCNCGKTIERRLQELGAKQFYATGYADDGVGLELVVDPWLGGLWKAIKESLSKMASVGTAHLKESPEDSTKETPDSSVPDVQLNLLSITDQQNCESVRASVPADSKFASVASSSVSAASDLKPASPAGSPGLASQSGGAASVSTSASKTHTEETGVPQVALAHSLTCSVAPLSESSLNVPALPPTYLDVSLQEVDTVEEIVGPLNKEALHHVPISKAVQLTRGDAVKTALLLELEISAHPVLAYQPGDSFDVFCPNRAADVDHMLHRLGLHSQRNHHVNISLQKDTKKKGAQVPPYIPQNVSLLFLLTWCLEIRSVPKKAFLRALVEHTGDSVQRRRLQELCSKQGAADYNLYVRDPSLSVLELLTAFPSCSPPLSLLIEHLPKLQPRPYSAASSRLRHPGKLHFVFNVVEIPACSGRPAGRRGLCTGWLFDLINPGLVFPGKAESSSSPALPKIHVSLRPNASFRLPPDPSVPFIMVGPGTGVAPFIGFLQQREEERQTNPEAIFGETWLFFGCRHRDRDYLFREELEGFVSRGILGHLKVCFSRDRGEDEDAATSAARPRYVQHNLLLNSQHITDILLKQNGYLYVCGDAKNMAKDVNETLMEIIKTELQVDQLEAMKRLAGLREEKRYLQDIWG; encoded by the exons ATGGTGGTGTCCAGGGCTGCGAAAGCTACGAAGGTTGTTCTGTGGCAGTCTGTCTGTCACCTGTCAAATGTTCACGCATGTTG CATGCCCTGTGTAGTGAAGCCTCGGTTTGTGGTGCTGTATGGGTCTCAGAAGGGCCAAGCCCAGTCCATAGCAGAAGGGATCGCCGAGGAGGCGGAGGAGCACGGGCTGGTTGCCGATCTCAGTTGCTTGAATGAGAACGAGAAG TACAATTTGGAGAAGGAGCGTGCCCCAGTGGTCTTTGTTGTTTCTACTACTGGAGATGGGGAACCGCCGGATAATGCCTTAAAATTTGTAAAGCGCATCAAGAGGAAGACCCTCTCCACTGACCACTATAAGCACCTTTCTTATGCACTTTTAG CTTTAGGAGACACAAATTATGCAAATTTCTGCAACTGTGGCAAGACCATTGAGCGCCGTCTACAAGAACTCGGAGCCAAGCAATTCTATGCTACGGGTTATGCAGATGATGGTGTAGG GCTGGAGTTGGTTGTGGATCCCTGGCTTGGGGGACTGTGGAAAGCCATCAAAGAATCCTTATCAAAAATGGCTTCTGTTGGGACAGCTCACTTGAAAGAGAGCCCAGAGGATTCAACCAAAGAAACTCCAGATTCATCAGTTCCAGATGTCCAACTGAACCTCTTAAGCATCACTGACCAGCAGAACTGCGAGTCAGTCAGAGCATCTGTACCCGCGGACTCCAAATTTGCATCTGTTGCTTCATCTTCAGTTTCTGCCGCTTCTGATCTCAAGCCAGCTTCTCCTGCGGGGAGCCCTGGGTTGGCATCCCAGTCTGGTGGCGCTGCCAGTGTTTCCACATCAgcatcaaaaacacacacagaggaaactgGAGTTCCCCAGGTTGCACTGGCACACTCACTGACATGCTCTGTGGCACCGCTATCTGAGTCCTCGCTCAATGTTCCTGCTCTGCCTCCTACCTATCTAGATGTTTCTCTTCAGGAGGTGGACACTGTGGAAGAG ATTGTGGGGCCATTAAACAAAGAGGCTCTTCATCATGTGCCTATATCCAAGGCAGTTCAACTGACCAGAGGAGATGCAGTCAAGACAGCACTTCTCCTGGAACTGGAGATTTCT GCTCACCCAGTGTTGGCTTATCAGCCAGGGGATTCCTTTGATGTGTTCTGCCCAAACAGGGCCGCAGACGTGGACCACATGCTCCACAGATTGGGCCTTCACAGCCAAAGGAACCACCATGTCAATATTTCTCTGCAAAAAGACACTAAGAAAAAAG GTGCCCAGGTGCCACCCTACATCCCACAGAATGTTTCTCTCCTGTTTTTGCTCACATGGTGTCTGGAGATCAGAAGTGTTCCCAAGAAG GCGTTTCTGCGAGCTCTGGTGGAGCATACAGGGGACAGCGTGCAGAGGAGGAGACTGCAGGAGCTCTGCAGTAAACAAGGTGCTGCAGACTACAACCTGTATGTGAGAGACCCGAGCCTCAGCGTTTTGGAGCTTCTTACAGCCTTCCCATCCTGCTCACCTCCTCTCAGCCTCCTCATAG AGCATTTGCCAAAACTGCAACCCCGGCCTTATTCAGCGGCAAG CTCTCGTCTTAGACACCCAGGAAAGCTTCATTTTGTCTTCAACGTGGTAGAGATCCCAGCATGCTCCGGCCGGCCTGCGGGGAGGCGAGGCTTGTGTACTGGCTGGCTGTTTGACCTCATCAATCCTGGCCTGGTTTTCCCTGGGAAGGCTGAATCGTCCAGCAGCCCAGCGCTGCCAAAG ATCCATGTGAGTTTGAGACCCAACGCGTCTTTTCGGCTTCCCCCTGATCCATCAGTGCCCTTCATCATGGTTGGCCCAGGCACCGGAGTCGCTCCATTCATCGGCTTCCTCCAGCAaag agaggaggagagacagaCGAACCCCGAGGCCATATTTGGAGAGACCTGGCTGTTCTTTGGATGCCGCCACAGAGACCGAGACTACCTGTTTCG AGAGGAACTTGAGGGCTTTGTGTCCAGAGGTATCCTGGGCCACCTCAAGGTGTGTTTCTCCAGGGACCGCGGGGAGGACGAGGACGCCGCCACCTCAGCCGCACGTCCCAGATATGTCCAACACAATCTGCTGCTTAACAGCCAGCACATCACTGACATCCTGCTCAAACAAAATGGTTACCTCTATGTCTGCGG GGACGCTAAGAACATGGCTAAAGACGTGAATGAGACCTTGATGGAAATAATTAAAACGGAGCTGCAGGTGGACCAACTGGAGGCCATGAAAAGACTGGCAGGGCTTAGAGAAGAGAAGCGCTACTTACAGGACATCTGGGGCTGA
- the mtrr gene encoding methionine synthase reductase isoform X3: protein MVVSRAAKATKVVLWQSVCHLSNVHACCMPCVVKPRFVVLYGSQKGQAQSIAEGIAEEAEEHGLVADLSCLNENEKYNLEKERAPVVFVVSTTGDGEPPDNALKFVKRIKRKTLSTDHYKHLSYALLALGDTNYANFCNCGKTIERRLQELGAKQFYATGYADDGVGLELVVDPWLGGLWKAIKESLSKMASVGTAHLKESPEDSTKETPDSSVPDVQLNLLSITDQQNCESVRASVPADSKFASVASSSVSAASDLKPASPAGSPGLASQSGGAASVSTSASKTHTEETGVPQVALAHSLTCSVAPLSESSLNVPALPPTYLDVSLQEVDTVEEIVGPLNKEALHHVPISKAVQLTRGDAVKTALLLELEISAHPVLAYQPGDSFDVFCPNRAADVDHMLHRLGLHSQRNHHVNISLQKDTKKKGAQVPPYIPQNVSLLFLLTWCLEIRSVPKKAFLRALVEHTGDSVQRRRLQELCSKQGAADYNLYVRDPSLSVLELLTAFPSCSPPLSLLIEHLPKLQPRPYSAASSRLRHPGKLHFVFNVVEIPACSGRPAGRRGLCTGWLFDLINPGLVFPGKAESSSSPALPKIHVSLRPNASFRLPPDPSVPFIMVGPGTGVAPFIGFLQQSS from the exons ATGGTGGTGTCCAGGGCTGCGAAAGCTACGAAGGTTGTTCTGTGGCAGTCTGTCTGTCACCTGTCAAATGTTCACGCATGTTG CATGCCCTGTGTAGTGAAGCCTCGGTTTGTGGTGCTGTATGGGTCTCAGAAGGGCCAAGCCCAGTCCATAGCAGAAGGGATCGCCGAGGAGGCGGAGGAGCACGGGCTGGTTGCCGATCTCAGTTGCTTGAATGAGAACGAGAAG TACAATTTGGAGAAGGAGCGTGCCCCAGTGGTCTTTGTTGTTTCTACTACTGGAGATGGGGAACCGCCGGATAATGCCTTAAAATTTGTAAAGCGCATCAAGAGGAAGACCCTCTCCACTGACCACTATAAGCACCTTTCTTATGCACTTTTAG CTTTAGGAGACACAAATTATGCAAATTTCTGCAACTGTGGCAAGACCATTGAGCGCCGTCTACAAGAACTCGGAGCCAAGCAATTCTATGCTACGGGTTATGCAGATGATGGTGTAGG GCTGGAGTTGGTTGTGGATCCCTGGCTTGGGGGACTGTGGAAAGCCATCAAAGAATCCTTATCAAAAATGGCTTCTGTTGGGACAGCTCACTTGAAAGAGAGCCCAGAGGATTCAACCAAAGAAACTCCAGATTCATCAGTTCCAGATGTCCAACTGAACCTCTTAAGCATCACTGACCAGCAGAACTGCGAGTCAGTCAGAGCATCTGTACCCGCGGACTCCAAATTTGCATCTGTTGCTTCATCTTCAGTTTCTGCCGCTTCTGATCTCAAGCCAGCTTCTCCTGCGGGGAGCCCTGGGTTGGCATCCCAGTCTGGTGGCGCTGCCAGTGTTTCCACATCAgcatcaaaaacacacacagaggaaactgGAGTTCCCCAGGTTGCACTGGCACACTCACTGACATGCTCTGTGGCACCGCTATCTGAGTCCTCGCTCAATGTTCCTGCTCTGCCTCCTACCTATCTAGATGTTTCTCTTCAGGAGGTGGACACTGTGGAAGAG ATTGTGGGGCCATTAAACAAAGAGGCTCTTCATCATGTGCCTATATCCAAGGCAGTTCAACTGACCAGAGGAGATGCAGTCAAGACAGCACTTCTCCTGGAACTGGAGATTTCT GCTCACCCAGTGTTGGCTTATCAGCCAGGGGATTCCTTTGATGTGTTCTGCCCAAACAGGGCCGCAGACGTGGACCACATGCTCCACAGATTGGGCCTTCACAGCCAAAGGAACCACCATGTCAATATTTCTCTGCAAAAAGACACTAAGAAAAAAG GTGCCCAGGTGCCACCCTACATCCCACAGAATGTTTCTCTCCTGTTTTTGCTCACATGGTGTCTGGAGATCAGAAGTGTTCCCAAGAAG GCGTTTCTGCGAGCTCTGGTGGAGCATACAGGGGACAGCGTGCAGAGGAGGAGACTGCAGGAGCTCTGCAGTAAACAAGGTGCTGCAGACTACAACCTGTATGTGAGAGACCCGAGCCTCAGCGTTTTGGAGCTTCTTACAGCCTTCCCATCCTGCTCACCTCCTCTCAGCCTCCTCATAG AGCATTTGCCAAAACTGCAACCCCGGCCTTATTCAGCGGCAAG CTCTCGTCTTAGACACCCAGGAAAGCTTCATTTTGTCTTCAACGTGGTAGAGATCCCAGCATGCTCCGGCCGGCCTGCGGGGAGGCGAGGCTTGTGTACTGGCTGGCTGTTTGACCTCATCAATCCTGGCCTGGTTTTCCCTGGGAAGGCTGAATCGTCCAGCAGCCCAGCGCTGCCAAAG ATCCATGTGAGTTTGAGACCCAACGCGTCTTTTCGGCTTCCCCCTGATCCATCAGTGCCCTTCATCATGGTTGGCCCAGGCACCGGAGTCGCTCCATTCATCGGCTTCCTCCAGCAaag CTCTTGA
- the mtrr gene encoding methionine synthase reductase isoform X2 yields MPCVVKPRFVVLYGSQKGQAQSIAEGIAEEAEEHGLVADLSCLNENEKYNLEKERAPVVFVVSTTGDGEPPDNALKFVKRIKRKTLSTDHYKHLSYALLALGDTNYANFCNCGKTIERRLQELGAKQFYATGYADDGVGLELVVDPWLGGLWKAIKESLSKMASVGTAHLKESPEDSTKETPDSSVPDVQLNLLSITDQQNCESVRASVPADSKFASVASSSVSAASDLKPASPAGSPGLASQSGGAASVSTSASKTHTEETGVPQVALAHSLTCSVAPLSESSLNVPALPPTYLDVSLQEVDTVEEIVGPLNKEALHHVPISKAVQLTRGDAVKTALLLELEISAHPVLAYQPGDSFDVFCPNRAADVDHMLHRLGLHSQRNHHVNISLQKDTKKKGAQVPPYIPQNVSLLFLLTWCLEIRSVPKKAFLRALVEHTGDSVQRRRLQELCSKQGAADYNLYVRDPSLSVLELLTAFPSCSPPLSLLIEHLPKLQPRPYSAASSRLRHPGKLHFVFNVVEIPACSGRPAGRRGLCTGWLFDLINPGLVFPGKAESSSSPALPKIHVSLRPNASFRLPPDPSVPFIMVGPGTGVAPFIGFLQQREEERQTNPEAIFGETWLFFGCRHRDRDYLFREELEGFVSRGILGHLKVCFSRDRGEDEDAATSAARPRYVQHNLLLNSQHITDILLKQNGYLYVCGDAKNMAKDVNETLMEIIKTELQVDQLEAMKRLAGLREEKRYLQDIWG; encoded by the exons ATGCCCTGTGTAGTGAAGCCTCGGTTTGTGGTGCTGTATGGGTCTCAGAAGGGCCAAGCCCAGTCCATAGCAGAAGGGATCGCCGAGGAGGCGGAGGAGCACGGGCTGGTTGCCGATCTCAGTTGCTTGAATGAGAACGAGAAG TACAATTTGGAGAAGGAGCGTGCCCCAGTGGTCTTTGTTGTTTCTACTACTGGAGATGGGGAACCGCCGGATAATGCCTTAAAATTTGTAAAGCGCATCAAGAGGAAGACCCTCTCCACTGACCACTATAAGCACCTTTCTTATGCACTTTTAG CTTTAGGAGACACAAATTATGCAAATTTCTGCAACTGTGGCAAGACCATTGAGCGCCGTCTACAAGAACTCGGAGCCAAGCAATTCTATGCTACGGGTTATGCAGATGATGGTGTAGG GCTGGAGTTGGTTGTGGATCCCTGGCTTGGGGGACTGTGGAAAGCCATCAAAGAATCCTTATCAAAAATGGCTTCTGTTGGGACAGCTCACTTGAAAGAGAGCCCAGAGGATTCAACCAAAGAAACTCCAGATTCATCAGTTCCAGATGTCCAACTGAACCTCTTAAGCATCACTGACCAGCAGAACTGCGAGTCAGTCAGAGCATCTGTACCCGCGGACTCCAAATTTGCATCTGTTGCTTCATCTTCAGTTTCTGCCGCTTCTGATCTCAAGCCAGCTTCTCCTGCGGGGAGCCCTGGGTTGGCATCCCAGTCTGGTGGCGCTGCCAGTGTTTCCACATCAgcatcaaaaacacacacagaggaaactgGAGTTCCCCAGGTTGCACTGGCACACTCACTGACATGCTCTGTGGCACCGCTATCTGAGTCCTCGCTCAATGTTCCTGCTCTGCCTCCTACCTATCTAGATGTTTCTCTTCAGGAGGTGGACACTGTGGAAGAG ATTGTGGGGCCATTAAACAAAGAGGCTCTTCATCATGTGCCTATATCCAAGGCAGTTCAACTGACCAGAGGAGATGCAGTCAAGACAGCACTTCTCCTGGAACTGGAGATTTCT GCTCACCCAGTGTTGGCTTATCAGCCAGGGGATTCCTTTGATGTGTTCTGCCCAAACAGGGCCGCAGACGTGGACCACATGCTCCACAGATTGGGCCTTCACAGCCAAAGGAACCACCATGTCAATATTTCTCTGCAAAAAGACACTAAGAAAAAAG GTGCCCAGGTGCCACCCTACATCCCACAGAATGTTTCTCTCCTGTTTTTGCTCACATGGTGTCTGGAGATCAGAAGTGTTCCCAAGAAG GCGTTTCTGCGAGCTCTGGTGGAGCATACAGGGGACAGCGTGCAGAGGAGGAGACTGCAGGAGCTCTGCAGTAAACAAGGTGCTGCAGACTACAACCTGTATGTGAGAGACCCGAGCCTCAGCGTTTTGGAGCTTCTTACAGCCTTCCCATCCTGCTCACCTCCTCTCAGCCTCCTCATAG AGCATTTGCCAAAACTGCAACCCCGGCCTTATTCAGCGGCAAG CTCTCGTCTTAGACACCCAGGAAAGCTTCATTTTGTCTTCAACGTGGTAGAGATCCCAGCATGCTCCGGCCGGCCTGCGGGGAGGCGAGGCTTGTGTACTGGCTGGCTGTTTGACCTCATCAATCCTGGCCTGGTTTTCCCTGGGAAGGCTGAATCGTCCAGCAGCCCAGCGCTGCCAAAG ATCCATGTGAGTTTGAGACCCAACGCGTCTTTTCGGCTTCCCCCTGATCCATCAGTGCCCTTCATCATGGTTGGCCCAGGCACCGGAGTCGCTCCATTCATCGGCTTCCTCCAGCAaag agaggaggagagacagaCGAACCCCGAGGCCATATTTGGAGAGACCTGGCTGTTCTTTGGATGCCGCCACAGAGACCGAGACTACCTGTTTCG AGAGGAACTTGAGGGCTTTGTGTCCAGAGGTATCCTGGGCCACCTCAAGGTGTGTTTCTCCAGGGACCGCGGGGAGGACGAGGACGCCGCCACCTCAGCCGCACGTCCCAGATATGTCCAACACAATCTGCTGCTTAACAGCCAGCACATCACTGACATCCTGCTCAAACAAAATGGTTACCTCTATGTCTGCGG GGACGCTAAGAACATGGCTAAAGACGTGAATGAGACCTTGATGGAAATAATTAAAACGGAGCTGCAGGTGGACCAACTGGAGGCCATGAAAAGACTGGCAGGGCTTAGAGAAGAGAAGCGCTACTTACAGGACATCTGGGGCTGA